A single window of Pseudophryne corroboree isolate aPseCor3 chromosome 5, aPseCor3.hap2, whole genome shotgun sequence DNA harbors:
- the LOC134929461 gene encoding kinesin-like protein KIF19 has product MKTIENAIDHQMTVALRIRPFNSMETKNRAQCITHQLGPQTLLLKDPGEDPYDVLRSSRTRETTFTFNHMFDQAATQENVYDSTMKNIVDDILAGYNAAIFAYGPTGTGKTYTMMGKPREPGLMYLTLKDLFKTIEETGRRDNFSVSLSYAEIYNETIRDLLRPNSGSLALREDPYGNPKIVGITALSPSTPEEAITMLKTGNKRRSETTTAANKTSSRSHAILQITIKQTGSDGVSTGRLYMVDLAGSERASQTTNSGKTMKEEGYINRSLLALRNCIMALRERPGSHINYRDSKLTWLLKGALSGKSRMVMIAHISPADSAFEDSRSTMTYGSKAKFIKTWVERNSVPHGTAERGRGGNVLQNDSHPPEANHMTRAPSAKDMQFIMRRTMAPLNNLPRMVPLAKNLQSAHEISATARASANSYTYLELARRWL; this is encoded by the coding sequence ATGAAGACTATAGAGAACGCTATAGACCATCAGATGACTGTGGCTCTGCGCATCCGTCCATTTAATTCGATGGAGACTAAGAATCGAGCCCAGTGCATCACACACCAACTTGGTCCGCAGACGCTGCTACTGAAGGATCCTGGCGAGGATCCTTATGACGTACTGCGCTCGAGCAGGACCAGAGAAACAACATTCACCTTTAACCACATGTTCGATCAGGCAGCTACTCAGGAAAATGTATATGATTCCACGATGAAGAACATAGTGGATGACATCCTAGCTGGGTACAATGCTGCTATATTCGCCTACGGCCCAACAGGCACAGGGAAGACCTATACTATGATGGGTAAGCCTCGCGAGCCCGGACTGATGTATCTTACCCTGAAGGACCTGTTTAAGACTATTGAGGAGACTGGAAGGAGAGATAATTTCTCTGTATCATTGTCATATGCTGAGATCTACAATGAAACGATCCGGGACCTACTAAGACCAAATTCTGGATCTTTGGCCCTCAGAGAGGATCCTTATGGTAACCCCAAAATAGTAGGGATTACTGCATTATCCCCTAGCACTCCTGAGGAGGCCATAACTATGCTGAAGACAGGAAATAAGCGTCGCTCTGAAACAACAACAGCTGCTAATAAGACCTCATCACGCTCCCATGCCATATTACAAATCACCATAAAACAAACAGGCAGTGATGGAGTGAGCACAGGCCGCCTGTACATGGTAGACCTGGCAGGATCAGAGCGGGCAAGCCAGACTACCAACAGCGGCAAGACCATGAAAGAAGAAGGTTACATCAACCGCTCCCTTCTCGCCCTCAGGAACTGCATCATGGCACTGCGCGAGAGACCAGGCAGCCATATAAACTATCGAGACAGTAAACTGACCTGGCTGCTAAAGGGCGCACTGAGCGGAAAAAGCAGAATGGTCATGATTGCACATATCAGTCCAGCAGATAGTGCCTTTGAAGATTCACGCAGCACAATGACCTATGGGAGCAAGGCCAAATTCATCAAGACATGGGTGGAGAGGAACAGTGTCCCCCATGGTACTGCTGAGAGGGGCAGGGGGGGCAACGTGCTGCAGAATGACTCCCACCCTCCAGAGGCCAACCATATGACCAGAGCGCCCAGTGCCAAGGATATGCAGTTTATTATGAGACGCACTATGGCCCCGCTGAATAATTTGCCCCGCATGGTCCCTTTGGCAAAGAATTTACAGTCTGCACATGAGATCAGTGCTACAGCTCGTGCCAGTGCAAATTCTTACACATATCTAGAATTAGCACGTAGATGGCTGTAG